One stretch of Lacimicrobium alkaliphilum DNA includes these proteins:
- a CDS encoding dCTP deaminase domain-containing protein, producing MQLSAFDAVNDGFIVDFNGEKLNPFDYRGKASVDLGIKEILLKDSEESNFIECREKYIIRPQETVCVISRERVVVPENHVAYVFLKNRLSQMGLFSFNTGIIDPGFDGPVSTVMTNLSRESIELSNNQDNHLFFRVVFHKMTNSGELTNSEKRKYSYRKYKEYRISDLKKFPYHFLDPSKIKAEVDKSLTDKAGFISNRKFAIISFIFAAFLTILPIVVSVAIQVTNDKFQVNKDEINKIKTEIENLKNKK from the coding sequence ATGCAATTGTCAGCTTTCGATGCTGTTAATGATGGTTTCATAGTTGATTTTAATGGCGAAAAGTTAAATCCTTTTGACTATAGAGGAAAAGCAAGTGTTGATCTTGGAATAAAAGAAATACTTTTGAAAGATAGTGAGGAAAGCAACTTTATAGAATGTCGTGAAAAATACATTATCAGGCCACAAGAAACAGTTTGTGTAATATCTAGAGAGAGGGTTGTTGTCCCTGAAAATCATGTGGCATATGTTTTTCTCAAGAACAGACTATCTCAAATGGGTTTATTTTCTTTTAATACTGGAATAATTGATCCGGGATTCGATGGTCCAGTTTCAACAGTAATGACCAATTTATCAAGAGAATCTATAGAGTTAAGCAATAACCAAGATAACCATTTATTCTTTAGAGTTGTATTTCATAAAATGACAAATTCCGGTGAATTAACGAATTCTGAGAAAAGAAAATACTCATATAGAAAATATAAAGAATATAGAATTTCAGACCTAAAAAAGTTCCCATATCATTTTCTTGATCCGAGTAAAATTAAAGCTGAAGTAGATAAAAGTCTCACTGATAAAGCGGGATTTATAAGCAACAGAAAATTTGCCATCATATCATTTATTTTCGCAGCATTTCTGACCATACTACCTATAGTTGTTTCAGTTGCGATACAGGTAACAAACGACAAATTCCAAGTTAATAAAGACGAAATAAATAAAATAAAGACTGAGATAGAAAACCTAAAAAATAAAAAATAA
- a CDS encoding type II restriction endonuclease, which produces MFEKLSDIFVAAAEKYLTAVDAEPVKSNQHEIGGLKKAGIADLLGYPEDGNKWSFPATIVYIGDDSTDPLICEDVMSWYDTRYNKPHRTAEYRLYYRSNDVTNMFRQGDFFLIALTRYNGLLIVVTPPDSDAELQLRSIFGSISATTDNKLRPIYIEEAALVAPIRLMLAELGVEFYAKSVSDTQLLDKMLEKFGSTFPKTKVFSDFARQFLNDKISAIDEPDEALLSWMDYEEKLFRIQERHIVSERLKSGFGKSGHDVDEFIKFSLSVQNRRKSRVGHAFENHITEILERNKMKFECGVYTEGKHKPDFLFPSQDAYLDASFNRDKLFSLAAKTTCKDRWRQVLTEAQRISTKHLITLEPSISKEQTEQMKSLNVKLIIPTKIQYTYTEEQRVDIWSLKNFIDKINS; this is translated from the coding sequence ATGTTCGAGAAACTAAGCGATATTTTTGTCGCTGCTGCGGAAAAATACCTTACAGCTGTTGACGCAGAGCCTGTTAAATCGAACCAACATGAGATTGGAGGGCTAAAGAAGGCGGGAATTGCTGACCTGCTAGGCTACCCGGAAGATGGAAATAAATGGTCTTTCCCGGCCACTATAGTATACATAGGAGATGATTCAACTGACCCTTTAATTTGTGAAGATGTAATGTCGTGGTATGACACAAGATATAATAAACCACATCGAACCGCTGAGTATCGCCTATATTACCGAAGTAATGATGTCACGAATATGTTTCGTCAAGGCGATTTTTTTCTGATAGCGCTCACCCGATACAACGGCCTGTTGATTGTCGTGACTCCGCCGGATAGTGATGCTGAACTCCAACTTCGTAGTATCTTTGGTTCAATTTCAGCAACGACCGATAACAAGCTTAGACCAATCTATATTGAAGAAGCGGCTCTAGTTGCACCAATACGGTTGATGCTGGCTGAGCTTGGTGTCGAATTCTATGCAAAATCAGTATCAGATACTCAACTGCTGGATAAAATGCTTGAAAAGTTCGGTTCTACATTTCCAAAAACTAAAGTGTTCTCAGATTTTGCCAGGCAGTTTTTAAACGACAAGATTTCAGCTATTGATGAACCTGACGAGGCTTTACTCAGTTGGATGGATTATGAAGAGAAGCTTTTCCGAATCCAAGAGCGACATATAGTTTCGGAACGATTAAAAAGTGGCTTCGGTAAGTCAGGACATGATGTTGATGAATTCATTAAATTTTCATTGAGTGTACAGAACAGACGAAAATCAAGAGTGGGTCACGCCTTTGAGAACCATATAACGGAAATATTAGAAAGAAATAAAATGAAATTTGAATGTGGTGTTTATACAGAAGGAAAACACAAGCCTGATTTTTTATTCCCATCTCAAGATGCATATCTCGACGCTTCGTTTAACCGTGATAAATTATTTTCTCTTGCAGCAAAAACGACGTGTAAAGACAGGTGGCGACAAGTTCTCACTGAAGCGCAAAGAATTAGTACGAAACACTTAATAACTCTTGAACCTTCTATTTCAAAAGAACAAACAGAACAAATGAAGTCTCTAAATGTTAAGCTCATTATACCCACGAAAATTCAGTATACATATACTGAAGAACAACGTGTCGATATATGGAGCCTTAAAAACTTTATTGATAAAATTAACTCGTAG
- a CDS encoding very short patch repair endonuclease, giving the protein MADVHSPAVRSKNMRAIRGRDTKPEIWLRKCLHKLGFRYRIAPPNLPAKPDIYLPKYNAAVLVNGCFWHSHGCYLFKLPSSRKKFWQDKLSGNVERDKRNLQFLLDKNYRVLIVWECALKGKDRLQPDKLLTNIQEWLVAGDQVAVADTEGFTDVRETKRYFCRCCGKIPYSC; this is encoded by the coding sequence ATGGCTGATGTTCATTCCCCCGCAGTCCGCAGTAAAAACATGCGGGCTATCCGGGGGCGTGATACTAAGCCTGAAATCTGGCTTCGCAAATGTCTCCACAAACTTGGTTTTCGTTATCGTATTGCCCCCCCAAACTTACCCGCCAAACCCGATATCTACTTACCCAAATACAACGCTGCTGTCTTAGTGAATGGATGCTTTTGGCATTCACATGGCTGCTATCTATTTAAACTACCATCGAGCCGGAAAAAATTTTGGCAGGACAAACTTTCCGGTAATGTTGAGCGCGACAAACGTAACTTACAATTTCTACTGGATAAAAACTATAGGGTATTGATAGTATGGGAATGTGCTTTAAAAGGAAAAGATAGATTACAGCCTGATAAGCTACTTACAAATATTCAAGAATGGCTTGTTGCTGGTGATCAGGTAGCAGTGGCTGACACTGAAGGATTTACTGATGTTCGAGAAACTAAGCGATATTTTTGTCGCTGCTGCGGAAAAATACCTTACAGCTGTTGA
- the dcm gene encoding DNA (cytosine-5-)-methyltransferase, with protein MEQLALEIQSTEDRSGRELIEKLLEIYDQKFIGEYLNEFSPGHWCRETINRWLKGKANPSLNVAEFKHLQKLFPEEKVTPDTADFRFIDLFAGIGGIRKGFEDQNGLCVFTSEWNKYAVRTYKANYACNSDYHKFNEDIRDVTLSDREDISEDEAYQNIDKSIPDHDVLLAGFPCQPFSIAGVSKKNALGRAHGFECKTQGTLFFDVARIIAAKKPAAFVLENVKNLKSHDKGKTFKVIMETLDELGYWVADSDVSGASDPKVIDGRHWLPQHRERIVLVGFRKDLDVHNGFTLKDITRLMPEKTPKLGDILDEKYPANYVLTPRLWQYLYEYAAKHKAAGNGFGFGLVNENTPVTRTLSARYYKDGSEILVDRGWDFNKDFNDPTNMERRPRRLTPTECARLMGFSKPSEETFSIPVSDTQAYKQFGNSVVVPVFQSVAKLMKDRILQAIARQNQRAVA; from the coding sequence ATGGAGCAATTAGCCTTGGAAATACAATCTACAGAAGATAGATCCGGCAGGGAGCTCATAGAAAAACTGCTTGAGATTTATGATCAGAAATTTATTGGTGAATACCTGAATGAGTTTTCACCGGGCCACTGGTGCCGTGAGACAATCAACCGATGGCTTAAAGGAAAGGCAAATCCTTCACTGAATGTTGCTGAGTTTAAACATCTGCAGAAGCTATTTCCCGAAGAAAAAGTAACACCGGATACGGCGGACTTCCGCTTTATTGATTTGTTCGCTGGCATTGGAGGAATCCGCAAGGGATTCGAAGACCAGAACGGTCTGTGTGTGTTTACCAGCGAGTGGAACAAGTATGCAGTAAGAACCTATAAAGCCAACTATGCATGTAACAGCGATTATCATAAGTTTAACGAAGATATCCGTGATGTAACACTGAGTGACAGAGAAGACATTAGTGAAGACGAAGCTTATCAGAACATAGATAAATCAATCCCGGATCATGATGTTTTACTGGCCGGTTTTCCCTGCCAGCCCTTTTCTATTGCAGGCGTGTCGAAGAAAAATGCGCTGGGTCGTGCTCATGGCTTCGAATGCAAAACACAGGGAACCCTGTTTTTTGACGTGGCTCGTATTATTGCCGCAAAAAAACCTGCTGCGTTCGTACTGGAAAACGTGAAAAACCTGAAAAGCCACGACAAGGGAAAGACCTTCAAAGTTATAATGGAAACACTGGATGAACTGGGTTACTGGGTAGCCGACAGCGACGTAAGCGGTGCCAGCGATCCGAAGGTAATTGATGGCCGACACTGGCTGCCTCAGCACCGGGAGCGTATTGTACTGGTCGGCTTTCGCAAAGATCTGGACGTTCATAACGGTTTTACACTCAAAGATATCACCAGACTGATGCCGGAAAAAACACCTAAACTGGGTGATATTCTTGATGAAAAATACCCAGCAAATTACGTTCTCACTCCAAGGCTGTGGCAATACCTTTATGAGTATGCGGCCAAACATAAAGCAGCAGGCAATGGCTTTGGTTTTGGGCTGGTCAATGAGAACACACCTGTTACCAGAACCCTGTCAGCACGCTACTACAAAGATGGCTCTGAAATTCTGGTGGACCGGGGCTGGGATTTTAATAAGGACTTTAACGATCCGACCAATATGGAGCGCAGGCCTCGCAGACTAACCCCGACAGAGTGTGCCCGGCTGATGGGGTTTAGTAAACCTAGTGAAGAAACCTTCAGCATCCCGGTTTCTGATACGCAGGCTTACAAACAATTTGGTAACTCAGTTGTTGTACCGGTTTTTCAGTCTGTAGCAAAATTAATGAAGGACAGGATTCTTCAGGCAATTGCAAGACAAAATCAAAGGGCGGTCGCCTGA
- a CDS encoding isocitrate lyase/PEP mutase family protein, with translation MNHQSVERFNALHQGEKPLVLVNIWDAAGAALLQKQGAQALATSSASLAWSLGYADGGTLPVAELLAAVGRIMRVCRVPLSVDIEQGYNDNPVEVAALAKQLAELGVAGINLEDGSSSAELLVEKIGAIRSALGPGLFINARTDVYLRNLAQGEAAVAETRRRLLAYQQAGADGGFIPGLDDEGVAARLAAAVSMPLNLMVSAEAKTISALSACGICRFSMGPAPFLVAYGAVLGWAGFDEAFAALDYGQVNALFD, from the coding sequence ATGAATCATCAATCTGTAGAGCGCTTTAACGCATTGCACCAGGGCGAAAAGCCACTGGTGCTGGTGAATATCTGGGATGCCGCCGGGGCGGCGTTGTTGCAGAAGCAGGGCGCGCAGGCGCTGGCTACCAGCAGTGCATCACTGGCCTGGTCGCTGGGTTACGCTGATGGCGGTACGTTGCCGGTGGCTGAGTTATTGGCAGCGGTGGGCCGGATTATGCGGGTTTGCCGGGTGCCGCTGAGTGTGGATATTGAGCAGGGCTACAATGATAACCCGGTTGAAGTGGCGGCGCTGGCTAAGCAGTTGGCTGAACTGGGGGTGGCAGGTATCAATCTGGAAGACGGTAGCAGCAGCGCTGAATTGCTGGTGGAGAAAATCGGCGCTATCCGTTCAGCGCTGGGGCCTGGGCTGTTTATCAATGCGCGTACCGATGTATACCTGCGCAATCTGGCCCAAGGTGAGGCGGCCGTGGCTGAAACCCGTCGGCGTTTGTTGGCCTATCAGCAGGCCGGCGCCGATGGCGGTTTTATTCCCGGGCTGGATGACGAGGGCGTGGCGGCGCGACTGGCAGCGGCGGTATCGATGCCGCTGAATCTGATGGTGTCAGCTGAGGCCAAAACAATCAGCGCTTTGTCGGCCTGCGGTATCTGCCGTTTCAGCATGGGGCCTGCGCCCTTTCTGGTGGCCTACGGGGCAGTGCTAGGATGGGCCGGTTTTGATGAGGCGTTTGCAGCACTGGATTACGGGCAGGTAAACGCGTTGTTTGATTGA